In Mus musculus strain C57BL/6J chromosome 9, GRCm38.p6 C57BL/6J, one genomic interval encodes:
- the Grm2 gene encoding metabotropic glutamate receptor 2 precursor, whose translation MESLLRFLALLLLRGAVAEGPAKKVLTLEGDLVLGGLFPVHQKGGPAEECGPVNEHRGIQRLEAMLFALDRINRDPHLLPGVRLGAHILDSCSKDTHALEQALDFVRASLSRGADGSRHICPDGSYATLSDAPTAITGVIGGSYSDVSIQVANLLRLFQIPQISYASTSAKLSDKSRYDYFARTVPPDFFQAKAMAEILRFFNWTYVSTVASEGDYGETGIEAFELEARARNICVATSEKVGRAMSRAAFEGVVRALLQKPSARVAVLFTRSEDARELLAATQRLNASFTWVASDGWGALESVVAGSERAAEGAITIELASYPISDFASYFQNLDPWNNSRNPWFREFWEERFRCSFRQRDCAAHSLRAVPFEQESKIMFVVNAVYAMAHALHNMHRALCPNTTRLCDAMRPVNGRRLYKDFVLNVKFDAPFRPADTDDEVRFDRFGDGIGRYNIFTYLRAGNGRYRYQKVGYWAEGLTLDTSIIPWASPSAGTLPASRCSEPCLQNEVKSVQPGEVCCWLCIPCQPYEYRLDEFTCADCGLGYWPNASLTGCFELPQEYIRWGDAWAVGPVTIACLGALATLFVLGVFVRHNATPVVKASGRELCYILLGGVFLCYCMTFIFIAKPSTAVCTLRRLGLGTAFSVCYSALLTKTNRIARIFGGAREGAQRPRFISPASQVAICLALISGQLLIVAAWLVVEAPGIGKETAPERREVVTLRCNHRDASMLGSLAYNVLLIALCTLYAFKTRKCPENFNEAKFIGFTMYTTCIIWLAFLPIFYVTSSDYRVQTTTMCVSVSLSGSVVLGCLFAPKLHIILFQPQKNVVSHRAPTSRFGSAAPRASANLGQGSGSQLVPTVCNGREVVDSTTSSL comes from the exons ATGGAATCCCTGCTTAGGTTCctggcactgctgctgctgcgggGTGCTGTGGCCGAGGGCCCGGCCAAGAAGGTGCTGACCCTGGAGGGGGACCTGGTGCTGGGTGGGCTGTTCCCAGTGCACCAGAAGGGTGGCCCAGCAGAGGAGTGTGGACCTGTTAATGAGCACCGTGGCATACAGCGCCTAGAGGCCATGCTTTTTGCACTGGACCGCATCAACCGCGACCCCCATCTGCTGCCTGGGGTGCGTTTGGGCGCGCACATCCTCGACAGCTGCTCCAAGGATACACACGCCCTGGAGCAGGCCCTGGACTTTGTGCGTGCCTCACTCAGCCGTGGGGCTGATGGCTCACGCCACATCTGTCCTGACGGCTCCTATGCTACTCTCAGTGATGCTCCCACAGCTATCACCGGTGTCATTGGCGGCTCCTACAGTGATGTCTCCATCCAG GTGGCCAATCTCCTGCGGCTGTTCCAGATCCCACAGATCAGCTATGCCTCCACCAGCGCCAAGCTGAGCGACAAGTCCCGTTATGATTACTTTGCTCGCACCGTGCCCCCAGACTTCTTCCAAGCCAAGGCCATGGCTGAGATTCTCCGCTTTTTCAACTGGACGTATGTGTCTACGGTGGCATCTGAGGGTGACTATGGAGAGACAGGCATTGAGGCCTTCGAGCTCGAGGCTCGGGCACGCAACATCTGCGTGGCCACTTCGGAGAAGGTGGGCCGTGCCATGAGCCGCGCAGCCTTCGAGGGTGTGGTGCGAGCCCTGTTGCAGAAGCCCAGCGCCCGTGTGGCTGTGCTCTTCACCCGGTCAGAGGATGCCCGTGAGCTGCTTGCAGCCACCCAGCGTCTCAACGCCAGCTTCACCTGGGTAGCCAGCGACGGCTGGGGGGCCCTAGAGAGCGTGGTGGCAGGCAGTGAAAGGGCTGCCGAGGGCGCCATCACCATTGAGCTGGCCTCCTACCCCATCAGTGACTTTGCCTCCTACTTCCAGAACTTGGATCCCTGGAACAACAGCAGGAACCCTTGGTTCCGTGAGTTCTGGGAGGAGAGGTTCCGTTGCAGCTTCCGGCAGCGAGACTGCGCCGCCCACTCTCTGCGGGCCGTACCCTTTGAACAGGAGTCAAAGATCATGTTTGTGGTCAATGCCGTGTATGCCATGGCCCACGCTCTGCACAACATGCACCGTGCCCTCTGTCCCAACACCACCCGCCTCTGCGATGCCATGAGACCTGTCAATGGGCGCCGCCTCTACAAGGACTTCGTGCTCAATGTCAAGTTTGATG CCCCCTTCCGCCCAGCAGATACCGACGACGAGGTCCGCTTTGACCGCTTTGGAGATGGTATTGGCCGCTACAACATCTTCACCTATCTGCGGGCAGGCAATGGGCGCTATCGCTACCAGAAGGTAGGCTACTGGGCAGAAGGTCTGACTCTGGATACTAGCATCATCCCATGGGCCTCCCCATCAGCTGGCACCCTCCCTGCCTCTCGCTGTAGCGAGCCCTGCCTTCAGAATGAGGTGAAGAGCGTGCAGCCCGGCGAGGTCTGCTGCTGGCTCTGCATCCCCTGTCAGCCCTATGAGTACAGGCTGGATGAGTTCACCTGTGCTGACTGTGGCCTGGGCTACTGGCCTAATGCCAGTCTGACTGGATGCTTTGAGCTGCCCCAGGAGTACATCCGCTGGGGCGACGCCTGGGCGGTGGGACCTGTCACCATCGCCTGCCTAGGTGCCCTGGCCACCCTCTTTGTGTTGGGTGTCTTCGTGCGGCATAACGCCACACCCGTGGTCAAGGCCTCGGGGCGGGAGCTTTGCTACATTCTGCTGGGAGGCGTCTTCCTCTGCTACTGCATGACCTTCATCTTCATCGCCAAGCCCTCCACGGCCGTCTGCACCTTAAGGCGCCTCGGGTTGGGGACCGCCTTCTCTGTCTGCTACTCAGCCCTCCTCACCAAGACCAATCGCATCGCTCGCATCTTTGGCGGGGCCCGGGAGGGTGCCCAGCGGCCGCGCTTCATCAGTCCCGCCTCACAGGTGGCCATCTGCCTGGCACTTATCTCGGGCCAGCTGCTCATTGTTGCTGCCTGGCTGGTGGTGGAGGCACCTGGCATAGGCAAGGAGACAGCCCCTGAGCGGCGGGAAGTGGTGACCTTGCGCTGTAACCACCGTGACGCAAGCATGCTTGGCTCGCTGGCCTACAACGTGCTCCTCATCGCTCTCTGCACGCTCTATGCCTTCAAGACCCGCAAGTGCCCGGAGAACTTCAACGAGGCCAAGTTCATCGGCTTTACCATGTACACCACCTGTATCATCTGGCTGGCTTTCCTTCCCATCTTCTACGTCACCTCCAGTGATTATCGG GTGCAGACCACTACGATGTGCGTGTCCGtcagcctcagtggctctgtggtgCTCGGCTGCCTCTTTGCACCCAAGCTGCACATTATCCTCTTCCAGCCACAGAAGAACGTGGTGAGCCACCGGGCACCTACCAGCCGCTTTGGCAGTGCTGCCCCCAGGGCCAGCGCCAACCTTGGTCAAG GGTCTGGATCCCAGCTTGTTCCTACTGTTTGCAATGGCCGTGAGGTGGTAGACTCAACAACATCGTCGCTTTGA